From Malus sylvestris chromosome 1, drMalSylv7.2, whole genome shotgun sequence:
GACCCCAGGTTTAATCAAGTTTTCAACACAGCAATGTTTAACTACACCACTATTGTCATGAAGAAGATTCTTCATCTCTACAAGGGTTTTGAGAAAATTACCCAACTTGTTGATGTTGgtggtggtttgggagtcactATTAGTCTAATCACTTCTAAGCATCCCCATATTAAGGGTATCAATTACGACTTGCCTCATGTCATAAAACATGCTGCTTCATATCCTGGTAAAGATCACTTTAGTTAATTTGATTTGTAATAGTTAGTTGGAACGTGATGTTCACACactcaccattttcctttcccTACACACTTATGTTTTAGCTTCAGGTTGAATATCAAAAGACATAAATACACAAGGATATACAAAAGAAGCAAACGACATGCGggaattatttttcttcttattttatttatcatgCACAAGCCATGCAACTTAAAATaggaattaatttatttttgcagGGGTAGAACATGTTGGAGGAGACATGCTTGCAAGTGTTCCATCTGGGGATGCCATTTTGTTGAAGGTTATTTTTCGTTTTCCCGAgcattaattttgttttcctCTTCAGTTTGAGGTCATACGAACAATGGTTACAATGTATCTTTTGATAAATTTGTAGGCGATACTTCACAATTGGAGTGACCAACACTGCCTAAAGGTGTTGGAAAATTGTTACAATGCTATTCCAGACGATGGGAAAGTGATTATTGTGGAAGCACTTCTTCCAGTGATGCCAGAGACTAGCACTGCCGGGAAGACCACCTCCCTATTTGATGTGCTTATGATGACTCAAAACAAGGGAGGAAAGGAGCGGAGCCGAGAAGAGTTCATGACTTTGGCAACTGGTGCTGGATTTAGTGGCATTAAATATGAATGTCTTGTCTGCAACGTTTGGGTGATGGAGATCTTCAAGTAAACACTTATGTATGTGAAGATGATCAGCAAAATAGTGTTATGCTTGATTATTATTTCTTTGAGCTATGTCTAGATGTgtgtataaataaaaataactgCTAGATGTgtgtataaataaaaataactcGGGCTCATAATTCGTATCTCAGAAACACCTATGTGCGTGAACATTATCAGCAAGATATTTTTCTTAAAACTACAAGGAGATATATTATGGCAAAACGTGTACGTATATATCTGACTAGATATGAGGCCTTTGGCGGTAAGAATTGGGTGTTTATGCTCACCAACTTCCCACCTCTGTCGCCGTTTAATGATTTGATTACTCGGCTCCTGGTCTTTGAATCCAAGAAAGCTATGAATCAGGCTGTTGCTTCAACTCCTGCTACTTTCTGGCCGTAATTCTGTTGTTGGTTTGCCTAATGGTGCTTCTGGTTCGGACTCCTTGCAGTAATGGTGGTGGACGCTCTAATCAGTCTGGTGGTGCTGAGCGATATGGTCAGCGTGGTGATGTGCAACAACGCCCTGGTATCCTTGGACCAACTCTTGTCATCCGTAGAGCTCAGAGTTGGGCCTGCAACCAATTTGGCCACATTGTTGCGTTTTGTCCTCAAGCTACTCGTTCAGATGATGATATTTCTCGTGCTTTTGCTGGTATGCATATTGCTTCTTCTTCTGATCCATCATGGTATTCGGATACTGGTGCTACTCATCATTGGGTATGATTATAATGGTGTGACCCTCCCTATTGTGCACACTGGTAATATTTCATTTGAATCTGGGTCATTCATTTTTCGCTTATCGCAAGTTTTATATGTTCCAACaattaagaaaaaattattgCCATATACTTTAAGAAGACATCGAAGCCTCTAAAGCATTGATTTCATATTTCATTCAACAAAAAATAACCTCTTTTTTTTCATCATCTGTGTTATACTTTAGTGATTAGGGCTTTGTTCTGCAATGAACGTAAGAGTATCCTTAAGAGCTTGGAGAAAATCAATCTTAGAATACATGTATATAAATAGTTGGCCAACTCAAAGGAAGGCAAAATAACTCAAATACATTGggaaacaaatacataaaagcTCAGCCCAAATAAATAAACTGAAACGGGAACCCAAATCCTTAATTTTCTACCATAGAAAGCAGCGTCCGTCACCATCATTGCCACGAAAGTCTTGCTAGCAACTACCGAAGTAGCAACACCAGAGTTCATTGTTCatatatccctgactagtcaaatactcacttagatgattataccacattcttccagaTTGCTTCAAACCGTAGGGTAAACTCTTCAACCAAATTGAGAACATGTTCtgaggtttggaaatatttgatccagtcaacATAAGTCCTTcgagaactttcatataaattttcgtatCACGATCCACATAGAGATACGCAGTTTCTACGTCCATTAGTtgcatactcagtttttcggaaactactaAACTAATAAGGTAgcaaaaagtaatcacatccgtaaagggtgaataagtttcatcatagtcaatcctggggcgttgtgagaagctTTACgtaacaagacgagctttgtaacgcataatttcgttcttctcattacgcttcagAACAAAAAcctacttgtagccaacgggcttcacatgtggaggtaaaagctacaggtccaaacaccttacgtttcgcaagcgaatcaagttcgacttagattgcttgtttccagtttgaccaatcatttatacgtcgacattcatcaacaaaatggggttcaatgtcatcactcAACATGATCccagtagctactgcatatgttaatgcatcgtcgacgatcATTTCATTTTTACACCACACATTATCTAAGTTAGCATAATAGACTgaaatctcatgattctcgGGAGGTGGATTCGTCTCTTTAAGGACGtttccgtaatctagaattttaTCATGAGTTggataaaatgagtaagcgacagtcgaattcacggtaggctcttcaagTGCCCGTGTCGTGGGTTTCCTCTTCCaagggtgtgaatcctttgaaccaagtggTCTACcatgcttttgtgtaggggcggatgattggctagccgctaatgtacatGGAGCACCAAAGTTAGCGTCCTAGGCCTCCATGAGggaagtccgtcgtacatttggtacatctattTTTACAGGCACATTCGCAGCTAGAATATGTAAGCTTGTCACCcacgctagatcggtgaaagcatctagcatgctctgagctatgctctagaaatctaatatgcgctgcacttcagttCAGACTAAGCAGTGccaggatctaaatgagacaaagtgggagtcgtccacgataattcacgTAGTTCTTCAGGagcgttgacgttcttatctccccctaacgatagGAATATTGtctcataaaagtgacaatccgtGAAACAAGCGGTAAACATATCGCCAGTCAAATgctctaagtaacgaataatcgaaggataatcatatccgacatagattttcatctttcgctgaggccccattgtGTACGTAAGGGCAGCGAAATTAGCACATAGaccacacaaccaaaaacgcgcagatgggATATGTCAGGTTCGTATCCGGTAACCAACTGAAGAGCTCTATATGGTTGGGTCgtaacaggcctcaggcggatcAACATAGCTACGTGCAATATTgtatggccccaagcagcgatcgggaacTTGGTACATATGACCAATGATCGAGTAAtgtaagcgcttaatgaatgcctctgcAAGGCCGTTCTAGGTGTGAACATAGGGTATAGagtgttcaacttcaaccccaaccaacATGTAATAGTCATCAAaggttttagatgtgaattctccagcattatctaaTCGAATATATTTGATCAGATAATTAGGATGGTGAGCCctaagcttgataacctgagccaatagTATAGAAAATGCAGCATTATTTGTGGACAATAaacacacgtgtgaccaacttATGGAagtgtcaaccaaaaccataaaatatctaaatggtctgtaTAAAtggtgaatcggtccacaaatgtccccctgaatcctttgcagaaaaataggaggattcAAACatatcttgtcataagaaggcttagtaataagtttTCATAAGACATACGATTCCTTGAATTGAACCTAAACTTCAGGTTAGTGGATGCATGTGTGATGATTTAAGGATATGGCACATCGTTGTTCGTCCAAGATGTTCCAAACGATCATGCTAAATTGTAATTTGGTGTGCGATCCAAGAGGTAGGGCCAGCCACGTAATGGCTTTCTATgaggcgtatggtcgtagtatacagaccactcagGATACGCTATGTCTTGTCTATGTGGGTTTCagcatggtaattgttatctttaatatccttaaaactcaacaacaATTTTTTGGAACGCGGAGAATAAAGTGActcatcaatggtcaaaattgtaccattggatAACATTATACATGTCTTACCGTATTCTTCAATCA
This genomic window contains:
- the LOC126622479 gene encoding anthranilate N-methyltransferase-like isoform X1, with product MDSPMALQLEEEENFGCAMQLVFSSVLSMSMQSAIELGVFDIIAKAGPGANLSSSEIAAHIDSGTRNSEAPMMLDRILRLLASHSILSCSVVANEEDGSDSQRLYSLGPVSNYFVTNEDGVSLGPMIALAQDKVVLDSWSQLKDAVVEGGIPFHRVHGKQSHEFTGLDPRFNQVFNTAMFNYTTIVMKKILHLYKGFEKITQLVDVGGGLGVTISLITSKHPHIKGINYDLPHVIKHAASYPGVEHVGGDMLASVPSGDAILLKAILHNWSDQHCLKVLENCYNAIPDDGKVIIVEALLPVMPETSTAGKTTSLFDVLMMTQNKGGKERSREEFMTLATGAGFSGIKYECLVCNVWVMEIFK
- the LOC126622479 gene encoding anthranilate N-methyltransferase-like isoform X2 — protein: MMLDRILRLLASHSTLSCSVVANEEDGSDSQRLYSLGPVSNYFVTNEDGVSLGPMIALAQDKVVLDSWSQLKDAVVEGGIPFHRVHGKQSHEFTGLDPRFNQVFNTAMFNYTTIVMKKILHLYKGFEKITQLVDVGGGLGVTISLITSKHPHIKGINYDLPHVIKHAASYPGVEHVGGDMLASVPSGDAILLKAILHNWSDQHCLKVLENCYNAIPDDGKVIIVEALLPVMPETSTAGKTTSLFDVLMMTQNKGGKERSREEFMTLATGAGFSGIKYECLVCNVWVMEIFK